The following is a genomic window from Solidesulfovibrio sp..
GGCCCGTTTTGCGTTGCGAACCCATGCACGAAAAACCCCTGCGCATCACGCTCTCCCATGCCGGCGTCAGCCTCGGCGGCCGGCCGGTTCTGGCCGACATTTCCCTGACCCTCGCCCCGGGCGAGGCCTGGCTTGTGCTTGGCGGCAACGGCTCGGGCAAGTCGACGCTCCTGCGCCTGTTGCGCGGCGACATCTGGCCCGACGACGACGGCCGGGGGGAGCGCCTCTACCGGCTCGGCGACGGGCCGGGCCGGGCCTCGCCCATCGGCGTGCGGCAGCGCTTCGGCATCGTCTCCCCGGAGATCCAGCGGGCGACCAAGCGGCTGTGCGCCCACCTGCCGGCCCGCACGGTCATCCTGGCCGGCATGCGCGACGCCGTCTACGTCCAGGGCGGCCCCCGCCCGGCGGAACTGGCCATGCTGGAGGCGGTCTCCCGGCGGCTGGCCATCGGCCACCTGCTGGACACCGACGTCGCCGCCCTGTCCAACGGCCAGCTGCGGGCGGTGCTTTTGGCCCGGGCCCTGGCCACCCGGCCGCTGGTGCTTTTCCTGGACGAATTCCTCGACGGCCTGGACGACGCGGCCCGGGAAACGGCCGGCCAGGCCGTGGCGCAGGCGGCGGCCGACGGCGCGGCCGTCGTGCTGACCAGCCACCAGGGGGCCGCGCCGCCGTCCGGGCCGGCCAAGGGGATCACCCTCGCCGGCGGCAGGATCATCGACAGCGGCGAGGCGGCGGCCGTGCTCGCCCGCTACCGCCGGGCCATGGACGGCCCGTCGCGGGACGTGGCCGCCGGCCCGGCCACGACCCTCCCCGAGGCCTCGGAAGCGACGGACGCGGGCGGCCTGCCCCTGGTGGTGCTGGAAGGGGCCACGGTCTACCTGGAACGCCGGCCCATCCTCAGGGACATCGACCTGACCGTGCGCCCGGGCGGGCACCTGGCCGTGTTCGGGGCCAACGGCGCGGGCAAGTCCACGCTTTTGAAGCTCATCGCCGGGGAGCTCCATCCGGCCCTGGGCGGCCGGGCCTTGCGGCCGGGGCTGGCCGCGCCGGAAGGTTTCACCGACCTGCGCGACATCCGCCGGCGCATCGGCCTGGTCTCCTTCGAACTGGAGGCCGACTACGACAAGGAGTTGTCCGCCCTGGACCTGGTGACGTCGGGCATCGCGGCCACCATCGGCATCTACGCGGAACCGTCGGCCAGGGATCTGGCGGCGGCCCGGCGCTGGATGGAGTTTTTCGGCGTGGCCGACCTGGCCGGGCGCAGGCTCGGCCGGCTGTCGGCCGGCCAGACGCGGCGGCTGTTTTTGGCCCGGGCCATGGTCGGCGAGCCGCGATTGCTGCTGCTCGACGAGCCCTTTTCCGGCCTCGACGGCCCGTCGCGCCGCCGGGCCATGGCGGCCGTGTCGGCGGCGGCCCGCAGCGGGGTCACGGTCATCGCCGCCGTGCACCGCCCGGGCGACGTCATCCCGGAAATCCAGACCGTCTACCGGCTGGAGGCAGGCCGCTTGCGGTCCCTCGGCGAGACCTAGGCGCGTCCCTTTCCCTTCGGCGGCGGCGCCTTGGCCGGGGTGACCACGATGACGTTGCCGACGATTTTGGCATTGGGCACGATGACCGTATCACCGGCTTCGGACTCGATGACGGTATTGCAGATGTCGATGGCCACGACCTGGCCGGCCGCGCCGGCCGTCCCTGGGACGCTCACCGTGTCGCCGACGCGGAAGTAGCGGAACACGAGCAGCATCACGCCCGCGGCGAAATTGGACAGCGTGTCCTTGAGCGCCAGGCTCACGGCCAGGCCGGCCACGCCGAACAGGGCCAGAAGCGAGCCGGTGTTGAAGCCCAACTGCCCCAGGGCGGCGATGCACACGACGAGCGCCAACCCCCAGCGGGCC
Proteins encoded in this region:
- a CDS encoding ATP-binding cassette domain-containing protein; protein product: MHEKPLRITLSHAGVSLGGRPVLADISLTLAPGEAWLVLGGNGSGKSTLLRLLRGDIWPDDDGRGERLYRLGDGPGRASPIGVRQRFGIVSPEIQRATKRLCAHLPARTVILAGMRDAVYVQGGPRPAELAMLEAVSRRLAIGHLLDTDVAALSNGQLRAVLLARALATRPLVLFLDEFLDGLDDAARETAGQAVAQAAADGAAVVLTSHQGAAPPSGPAKGITLAGGRIIDSGEAAAVLARYRRAMDGPSRDVAAGPATTLPEASEATDAGGLPLVVLEGATVYLERRPILRDIDLTVRPGGHLAVFGANGAGKSTLLKLIAGELHPALGGRALRPGLAAPEGFTDLRDIRRRIGLVSFELEADYDKELSALDLVTSGIAATIGIYAEPSARDLAAARRWMEFFGVADLAGRRLGRLSAGQTRRLFLARAMVGEPRLLLLDEPFSGLDGPSRRRAMAAVSAAARSGVTVIAAVHRPGDVIPEIQTVYRLEAGRLRSLGET